The Caretta caretta isolate rCarCar2 chromosome 5, rCarCar1.hap1, whole genome shotgun sequence genome contains a region encoding:
- the LOC142072078 gene encoding avidin-like isoform X1, translating into MGKTGFSLVLALFLVTVVASSERKCILTGDWQNDLGSNMTISAVNGAGQFSGLYLTAVSATEKPILVSPLNGSQHVDNLEQPTFGFTVKWSFSDSTTVFVGQCFTDDHGKETLQTMWLLRDKAKSMDDNWNATTVGTNVFTRIKVQNVGESLRNDL; encoded by the exons ATGGGGAAAACGGGTTTCTCTCTGGTCCTTGCCCTGTTTCTGGTGACCGTTGTTGCCTCTTCAGAGAGAAAG TGCATCCTGACTGGAGACTGGCAGAACGACCTGGGCTCTAACATGACCATCTCTGCCGTGAACGGGGCCGGGCAGTTCTCTGGGTTGTACCTCACAGCGGTGTCAGCCACAGAAAAGCCGATCCTCGTGTCGCCCCTGAACGGATCCCAGCATGTCGACAACCTGGAGCAGCCAACCTTCGGGTTCACCGTCAAATGGAGCTTCTCAG ACTCGACAACCGTCTTCGTGGGCCAGTGCTTCACGGATGATCATGGGAAGGAAACTCTGCAAACCATGTGGCTCCTGCGAGACAAGGCCAAATCCATGGATGATAACTGGAATGCAACCAC GGTCGGTACAAACGTTTTCACTCGGATCAAGGTGCAGAATGTGGGTGAATCATTGAGGAACGACCTGTGA
- the LOC125629305 gene encoding avidin: MMGKVAFSLLLALALVTLGVSSARKCVLSGLWKNELGSNMTISAVNTDGGFTGLYHTAVTATDKHIRVSPLKGSQKPTNQRKQPTFGFTVSWTFSNSMTVFVGQCFMDDKGKETLKTMWLLREEVSSPGADWKATRVGTNIFTRIK; encoded by the exons ATGATGGGGAAAGTCGCCTTCTCCCTGCTCCTCGCCCTGGCTCTGGTGACCCTCGGGGTCTCCTCAGCGAGAAAG TGCGTCCTGTCTGGACTGTGGAAGAATGAGCTGGGCTCTAACATGACCATCTCTGCCGTGAACACCGATGGGGGATTCACCGGTTTGTACCACACAGCAGTGACGGCCACCGACAAACACATCCGGGTGTCACCCCTGAAGGGGTCCCAGAAGCCCACGAACCAGAGGAAGCAGCCGACCTTTGGCTTCACCGTGAGCTGGACGTTCTCAA ACTCAATGACCGTCTTCGTGGGCCAGTGCTTCATGGATGATAAAGGGAAGGAAACTCTGAAGACCATGTGGCTGCTGCGTGAGGAGGTCAGCTCCCCCGGCGCCGACTGGAAAGCGACCAG GGTCGGCACAAACATTTTCACCCGGATCAAGTGA